The following proteins are encoded in a genomic region of Abditibacteriota bacterium:
- a CDS encoding GIY-YIG nuclease family protein: MFVYITANKVNTVFYIGVTNDLLRRMYEHKSGLTKGFTKKHKVTRLVYFKEIQDNNEAILWEKRLKKYRRSDKLRLIKAENPDLKDLSEEWEFGELGVPVEYTQFPGRS, encoded by the coding sequence ATGTTCGTCTATATAACTGCCAACAAAGTAAATACCGTGTTTTATATCGGAGTGACCAACGATTTGCTTCGACGCATGTATGAGCACAAAAGCGGTCTGACCAAAGGCTTCACCAAAAAGCACAAGGTGACCAGGCTGGTGTATTTCAAAGAGATACAGGACAACAACGAAGCCATACTCTGGGAAAAGCGATTGAAAAAATACAGGCGCAGCGACAAGCTGCGATTGATAAAAGCCGAAAACCCCGACTTGAAAGATCTGTCCGAAGAGTGGGAATTCGGAGAGCTGGGCGTGCCTGTTGAATACACACAGTTTCCCGGCCGTTCATAG